In a single window of the Populus alba chromosome 16, ASM523922v2, whole genome shotgun sequence genome:
- the LOC118039666 gene encoding cold-responsive protein kinase 1-like has product MEVGSLGQVLFGTKSTVRIDWPKRFIICKGIAKGLKYLHERKPQIIHRNIKANNILLDASCNPKISDFGLAKLYEEEDPHVAVRAAGGGGGDLSYMSPEYAIRRTMTAKADVYSFGILLLEIVSGRNNAEYREKEETVVLLDTVRAGSIILLLG; this is encoded by the exons ATGGAAGTTGGCTCGCTCGGACAAGTTTTATTTG GTACAAAGTCCACAGTGCGAATTGATTGGCCGAAAAGATTCATAATATGCAAGGGAATAGCGAAGGGTTTGAAGTATCTTCATGAAAGGAAGCCTCAAATAATACACAGAAACATAAAAGCCAATAATATTCTGCTTGATGCAAGTTGTAATCCGAAAATATCAGATTTTGGATTGGCAAAGCTTTACGAGGAGGAGGATCCACATGTTGCGGTTAGAGcagcaggaggaggaggaggagatct TTCATACATGTCACCAGAGTATGCAATCCGGAGAACCATGACAGCGAAAGCCGATGTCTACAGTTTTGGGATCCTTCTCCTTGAAATCGTTAGTGGGAGAAATAATGCTGAGTacagagaaaaggaagaaactgTTGTTCTTCTAGATACGGTGAGAGCTGGATCGATTATTCTTTTACTTGGTTAA
- the LOC118039670 gene encoding uncharacterized protein: MDINNLSKRAQELWNEWEIRSLILLSLFLQILLIVIGNRRKYHTGIVLGGLVWIAYLSADWVTTYALSSVSRSQGGSGTNRINPTPNNIPAFWAPILLVHLGGPDTITAYALEDNELWLRHLLQLTIQASTASYSLLKSWGGDPLIYIAIPIFVAGISKYGDRVLVLWLASSKKFRDIQSEEVDTFQSEFGKKFPSVGFFDMREEDLNKGLEFNNIIPEAVYLHEAHFFFQMFKIFYADLALSHSSHMASYRILSSKKKATEAFKVIEVELGFMYDVLFTKVTSVCSKRTILRSISFLSSTSALVAFSLMVANKCAYTGTEVIISYILLGGGVVLEIYGFIMLLLSEWAMFRLSSLNKPWAKAVYKAVYSDNNKRWKRYMAQHDLTDAQITKNGALCKMVINSLVCKPTPKACFMKLLGNIQSWEVISDELKELIWKYLIDKRSRYGHEMPQPDPGMNDLKEILAERGDQVLKSMGCLEEFRWAVVEIDFHGSLLLWHIATDICYHDDIRNNKVDANNQLCKRSRSLSNYMLYLLIERPNMLPKGIGQARYKQTGIQLTEFSWCWRSEIITPTHWGSEEFMNEIKQKKGDVSMLNDACKLAKELQSLENNWTNEKKWKMISKIWVEMLTYAASNCGWKEHAQALTRGGELLTRVCLLMAHLGLREQCLTTASTSSREAQHP, translated from the coding sequence atggatATCAACAACTTGTCCAAACGTGCTCAGGAATTGTGGAATGAATGGGAGATTCGCTCACTGATTTTGTTAAGTCTCTTTCTCCAAATCTTGCTCATCGTCATTGGAAATCGGCGGAAGTACCACACTGGAATCGTGCTTGGAGGCCTTGTCTGGATAGCATACTTGTCCGCGGATTGGGTGACAACTTATGCATTGAGTAGTGTTTCCCGTAGCCAAGGAGGTTCGGGAACGAATCGCATCAATCCAACTCCAAACAATATTCCAGCATTTTGGGCACCAATTCTCCTTGTACACCTTGGTGGCCCTGACACTATTACTGCTTATGCACTGGAAGACAACGAATTGTGGTTACGGCACCTTCTCCAGCTAACAATTCAAGCTTCTACAGCTTCTTATTCCCTGCTCAAATCATGGGGTGGGGATCCACTCATATACATAGCCATTCCCATCTTTGTTGCTGGAATTTCCAAGTATGGAGACAGGGTTTTGGTTCTCTGGCTAGCAAGCTCCAAGAAGTTTAGGGACATCCAAAGTGAAGAAGTGGATACTTTCCAGAGCGAATTTGGCAAGAAATTTCCATCTGTTGGCTTTTTTGACATGCGTGAGGAAGACTTGAATAAAGGTTTAGAATTTAACAACATAATACCTGAGGCTGTGTATCTCCATGaagcacattttttttttcaaatgttcaAGATATTTTATGCAGATCTCGCGCTTAGCCATTCTAGCCATATGGCAAGCTATCGTATCCTGAGTAGCAAGAAGAAAGCCACAGAAGCCTTCAAAGTGATAGAAGTCGAGTTGGGGTTTATGTACGATGTGCTTTTTACAAAGGTGACAAGTGTTTGTTCAAAGCGTACTATTCTTCGCTCCATCAGTTTCCTATCTTCTACTTCTGCATTGGTCGCCTTCTCGTTGATGGTCGCGAACAAGTGTGCCTACACAGGAACCGAGGTAATTATATCATACATCTTGCTGGGAGGAGGAGTTGTTCTTGAGATATATGGATTCATCATGCTACTCTTATCTGAATGGGCTATGTTTCGGCTTAGCTCgctaaacaagccttgggccAAAGCTGTCTATAAAGCTGTCTATTCTGACAACAACAAAAGGTGGAAAAGATACATGGCACAACACGACTTAACAGATGCTCAAATAACCAAGAACGGAGCTTTGTGCAAGATGGTCATAAATTCGTTGGTATGTAAACCAACACCCAAAGCTTGTTTTATGAAGTTGCTAGGCAATATTCAAAGTTGGGAGGTTATCAGCGAcgaattaaaagaattaatctgGAAATACCTCATAGACAAACGTTCGAGATATGGTCATGAAATGCCTCAACCTGATCCTGGCATGAATGATTTGAAGGAGATATTGGCTGAAAGAGGTGATCAGGTACTGAAAAGCATGGGATGCTTGGAAGAATTTCGTTGGGCTGTGGTTGAAATAGACTTTCATGGGAGCCTCCTTTTATGGCACATTGCCACTGATATTTGCTATCATGATGATATTCGCAATAACAAAGTTGATGCAAATAATCAACTTTGCAAAAGGAGCAGATCCTTATCTAATTACATGTTGTATCTTCTAATTGAACGTCCAAATATGCTGCCTAAAGGGATTGGTCAGGCAAGGTACAAGCAAACCGGCATTCAACTCACCGAATTCTCGTGGTGCTGGAGATCGGAAATAATAACACCCACTCATTGGGGTTCTGAAGAGTTTATGaatgaaatcaaacaaaaaaaaggcgACGTGTCAATGCTAAATGATGCTTGCAAGCTCGCCAAGGAATTACAATCTCTGGAGAATAATTGGACCAACGAAAAAAAGTGGAAGATGATAAGTAAAATATGGGTGGAGATGTTGACTTATGCAGCATCTAATTGTGGATGGAAAGAGCATGCTCAAGCACTTACACGTGGCGGGGAGCTCCTCACTCGTGTGTGCCTTCTCATGGCCCATTTGGGTTTAAGAGAGCAGTGTCTAACAACTGCAAGCACCAGTTCCAGGGAAGCTCAACATCCATAG